Below is a window of Epinephelus fuscoguttatus linkage group LG12, E.fuscoguttatus.final_Chr_v1 DNA.
CCAGACcataaaagatttaaaaactaaatcTTATAATGAATTCTAAAATGAATGGGAAGCCGATGAAGAAAACTGGAACAACAGCAATAAACCATCTTGTGTAGGAGTTGTGTGAAGCCAGACTCCTCCTGAGCTGTCGATGACTTTGATCTATGAATCAAGAATCATTTTAAAGTGTAATTTATATTCGTGCCTACTTCCCACAGAACAGCCGTCTGTTGCGCTTTAAACCAACTGAGCACTTACTGACAGGAGACAAACACGAGGCAGTTGGGCACATTATGATATTTGTATAAATACATTTGCAAAACAAACTCTCAGAAACTAACTTTTCAGTGACGGTGAAACCCTCTCAGACTTACACAGCTTTGACAAGAACTTATTTATCTCTTTGGACTGCACGCCGTAGATGATGGGGTTGAGGCTGCAGGGGATGATGTGGAACAGGATGGTACAGATTTTTCTGTAGTCTGTGTACTGAGGGAAGCGATGGAGTGCAATGATAGATATTCCATTGAACACCATGATGAGATACACCACCAGATGAGTGCTGCAGGTCTTTAAAGCTTTACCGTTCAGAGACTTGTTCTTACTCATCAGACAGACGAGAGTGATCTTAGTGTAGGTGAGAACCATGGTGCCGATGGAAGCTGTGAACAAGACGACAGTGAAGGTGAGGCCGTAGACGTTATTGATGAACACGCTCTCACAGGAGAGTTTGAATAAAGAGGCGTTGTCACAGTAAGGGTTTGTGATCAGAGTCCTGCATCGGTTCAGCCGTACGGTCAGACCCAGCAGAATCCCCACCAAAACCAAAGCCACTCCCCAGGCCGACACCGTCAGCTTCATCACCATCCTGTTGGTCATTATGGCGGCGTAGCGCAGGGGGTTACAGATGGCCACGTATCTGTCAAACGCCATGATCATGAGCACAGTGTGAGCAGTGGTCCCAAACGTGTGTGTGGTGAAGGCTTGGACCACACACTCATAATAACTGATGAGGCGCTCGGACGGAGGCTTCCACATATCGATCAGCAAACGAGGCACCATGATTGAATTACCAATGACGTCGCTCAGCGGCAGGTTGCAGAACAGCAGGTACATGGGCTGGTGGAGGCTCTTATCAATGAAAATCAGAACAGCGATGCCCACATTGCAAACCATTATAACCAGGTAGGAGAACAAGAGCAAGAAAAACACAGCGTACGTTGAATTCTTTGAGACGTTTAACCCTTCCAGCTGCAGGGTGAAGCTGTTGTAGGTGACGTTCTCCATCAGCCTGAGAAAATACAACACAGATGCTGATGCCACAGTGAACGTCCAGAACATCTACGTGTCAGAGATAAAGTTCTACAGACAGTTAATACCTCAGCTTTTCCCAACATCACCACACACGGTCTACAGTCATGTATCGCACAGCACACAGCTGAAAGCTTAAGAAGTGAATGTTACTGACGTGTCTTTCTTTAATCACACATGATGagaaacagaaacattgtgaaGAAACAGATGCTTGTACATCAGTCATACCTTCCGTCAGTGCTCCCTGCAGGTAATACACAGCAGCgctctgtttaaatgttttgtagATGTGACTTTACCTTGAGGGAGTTCAGCTGCCTCGGAAAACGTCTGATGCAACATTAGGAATGATAGACACAGCCATCGCAACTGTCAACAAGCTGAAACTTGTAATTAGGAGGAGTGATGTTTGTGTCACCTGTTCTACACTCTGTTCCACCATCACTTTAACTctttggcctctagtttcccggcgcggtgcagggtggcgcagggtggcgaaccccacgcagagctagtttcaagcagcgcaacccgaggtgcgctgagatgggtgtggcatcgcagcagggggaggtgtcgacagatccagcgtgccaaaaggcttcgctgaaggtgcgctaaaagctcgcaaGCTGTAACCAGgcctactgtcagcgcaggcggagcgtaGACAGGTCTCAGGTAGGTCTCCAGAATGttaggcacattaacgatgcaataaatacccacaaaaaccactattcaatgcaactatctgcaatcagcacataaatgtatctctatatcgactgtcccatcacatccgatgtcagatcaaaggggattgacACCGTCTGGCACAACTGCACGATAATGCCGCACTGACGGAGGTTTACAGCTGCAGAAGCTGTGGAGACGTTGATGGACTCAGactctgtcacttcctgttttcgACCAATATTCTGAATCTGATTGGACGGGGAAGCAAACGAGTTTGATGGGACAAAACAGGATCTccatgacagtgacagtgacacacgGACAGGACGACCACAGAGGAGACGGAGACAACAGAACGATCGAGCGATCGCTGAACGTGAAGTGTCGGACatcaagaaataaacaaaaaatgtaaacgtGAAATTGATTTTATTCTTGAAAATGActctttgacaaaaacacaattttctcagcttttgatttgaaatgttttttgtgaaaatgcacaaattcaacTGTTGAGAAACTGTTGACTCAAAtcaaagagacaaacaggaagtggttttacatgtggtgtccacagacagttgctctctccttatccttcctcaCTGATCcttctctagtttggtcttctgctagtgtccttggcactactggtagcatgaggccgcacctgcagcccagtcaggttgataccagacaccaggagaccggccgttacaccaggagagctgcacagggccgtagaagggcatcaacccagcagcaggaccgctatctgctcctttgtgtgaggaggaacaggaggagcactgccagagccctacaacatgacctccagcaggctgctggtgtgcatgtttctgaccacactgtcagaaacagactgcatgagggtggcatgagggccccacgtCCTCTATTGGggcctgtgctcacagcccagcaccgtgcagctccatcattcaccagagaacaccaggaCTGAAGGGGCCCtgtgagagcaggttcacactgagcacatgtgacaggcatgaaagagtctggagacgccatggtgaacgttatgctgcctgtgacatcatccagcatgaccggttaggaggtgggtcagtgatggtctggggaggcagacctccatgtcatagccaacagtaccctgactgctgtctcAGAGCGACTGTCAGACCTTACGGTGGTGCAgagggttcctcctggtgcggCGGGGACATTTTCAGTCAGGGTGGAATATTTTATGTAACCTGATTTCTCTGTGcttcagtttgtgtgtctggATTGAAACAGGTGTGTATCTGATGGTCCCTGTACACCTGTGTTATGACTGGGCTGCAGTGAGCGTCCTGGAGGCCTCAGAGCTCCCAGGTGTGTCAGTGACCAGCAGGTTAATAGAATTAAAAAGCCAATGAGGCGTTCAGGGCCCAGTGGACAGGGAgatgctctctgtctctccagagAGACTCCAGCCTGCAGACTAGTCTGCTCTCTTTACTGATACACTCTCTGCTTTAGCCTGCTCTGTCCATCCTTATCTCTACCAGTGTGTGTTCTGGGAAAGCTTGCCAAAAGATTGCACAACCAGTTCATACCAAAGGTGTTTGAAGGGGCTGAGGTCAGTGTTTGTCAAGTTCTTGCACACACAAGCATTTCTTTATGGACCAGTTCTTATATTGGGCCTTTCCTTCCCCAAACACAGCGTCAAAGCACCTGGACAGAAAGGTCATGCTGTGTTTTACAGATGAAAAGTTTTGGAGTGATTAAAGCCACAGAGATGTGTCTGCTTAGTCACGTTCATGGAGTCTGTTCATTAGATCACACAGtatgttttttatgtgcagATGGAGAAGATGGCGCTGGGGGAAAGGTCAGAGTTCACTTGAAGTGGACCATGAATGTTCGCAGCACTTTTCAGTAGCAGCAGAGTTTTCTGCAGAGTATGTTTCATCATGCGTTGACAGTGAAGTTCGTCCCTGTGGATCCCAGGAGCTTTCATTACCAGCTGTAATCAGTGCAATCCTCTGAGCTCTGATCAACATGTAGTCCTGGGCCTCTCTGAGCTCCCAGAGGGCTAATTACCATCAGAAACTGTTGCAAAGTGTTTTGTAAGGAAGCAGCTCACAGTGGACCTCATTAATGATCTCTGAAACACTAACACATTGCAGGCTGCTGTGGTAACTGGAACTCAGAGTGATGAAACTGG
It encodes the following:
- the LOC125898767 gene encoding olfactory receptor 52N5-like, whose translation is MENVTYNSFTLQLEGLNVSKNSTYAVFFLLLFSYLVIMVCNVGIAVLIFIDKSLHQPMYLLFCNLPLSDVIGNSIMVPRLLIDMWKPPSERLISYYECVVQAFTTHTFGTTAHTVLMIMAFDRYVAICNPLRYAAIMTNRMVMKLTVSAWGVALVLVGILLGLTVRLNRCRTLITNPYCDNASLFKLSCESVFINNVYGLTFTVVLFTASIGTMVLTYTKITLVCLMSKNKSLNGKALKTCSTHLVVYLIMVFNGISIIALHRFPQYTDYRKICTILFHIIPCSLNPIIYGVQSKEINKFLSKLCKSERVSPSLKS